TGGAGTTTGCGCATCCTGATGATCGCGAGGCGATGGCTTTTCATTTCGAGAAGCTCAAGCGCGATAATTCACCGATTTATTTTGAAGGGCGCTATCTTTGTCGTGATGGTTCCTATTGCTGGCTGGCCTGGACGGCGGCGCCGTTTGCGTCAGAGCAGTTGATCTACATCTTTGCCCGCGACATCACGGCTCGCAAAGCGGCGGAGGAGGAGATCAAGGGATTGAACCGCGAACTCAACCGCAGGATCCGGGATCTCACCGAGGTCAACAAGGAACTGGAAAGCTTTAACTACTCGATTTCCCATGACCTGCGGGCTCCGCTGCGTTCGATTGCGAGCTTCACGCAGGTGGTATTGGCCCAGTACGACAATGTGTTGCCGGCGGAGGCGCAGGATTACCTGATGCGCGTTGAGAACGCGGCCAAATACATGGACAAGCTGCTGATGGACCTGCTGGATTACAGCCGTCTCAGCCGTTCTGAAATCACCCTTGGGCCTGTCAGCCTTGAGAGCGCCGTCAGCGACGTCCTGTTTTCAATCGACCAGGAAATTCGCGCCAGACAGGCTGAAGTGGAGGTGGTGCGGCCTCTCGGGTTTGTGATTGGCCACCCGGCAACCATCCGCCAGATTCTGTTCAACCTCGTCGCAAACGCCTTGAAGTTCACGGCACCCACGCAGAAGCCGCGAATTGAAGTGCGATCGGATTCGACTGATGGGTATTTGCGCGTGGTCGTCCAGGACAATGGGATCGGAATTCCACCGCAGTTTCACAAGAAGATCTTCGGCTTGTTTCAACGATTGCATTCGCACAACGCCTATCCAGGAACGGGTGTCGGGCTCGCCATGGTGCAGAAAGGCGTGGAACGCATGGCTGGCCGGTTCGGCGTGGAATCCGAGACAGGGAAGGGCAGCCGTTTCTGGTTCATGCTGCGCGCGTCCGAGGAAGGATCCGATGAACAATTGGACTTTGCATCCGAGATGAACAAGGTCGCCGTGAGTTCCCTGTGATTGGCGGCTAAGGACATCGCGCCGCGACGTTCGCGTCACGCAGGCGACGCCGGCTTGAGCGCCCGCGCGAGCGGGGAATCCGTTTGTTCGCGCGGATATGCCGACGCGCAGAGCGCCCCACATCCCGCCATTGGATACGCGGGGAATTCCCCAACACACACGCCATAACCTCCTTTGACAACGGGAGGTTGCGTGCCAGCTTGGAACATCAACCCTCCCCGTGGCATGGCGGATTTTTTTTTGAACAGTCGCGGCGGAAGGATGGTTCAATAGAAAAACAGATGACGAGCCGGCATGTATCCGGCCTGAACACATTCGTTTATGAAATTTTCCAGACCGATGGTTGGATTGATCTCTGCGATAACGGGCGGGGTGGTGGTGCTTGGGGTTCTTCAACTCAATGGCCGCGAAACCAATAATGTGCCCGCGCGGATAACTGTCCAGGACGCGCCACTCAATCGTGAATCGGGGGCCGTTTCCAGCTATTCCCCGGTCATCAAGCGCGCCGCGCCGAGCGTCGTGAATATTTATTCCACCCGGACCGTTCGCGTGCCGCGGATGCGTGGAATGCCATTTCCGTTTTTTCCGTTCGGCGAAGAAGAATGGGGACCCGTGCCGGATTCGCGCCGTCGCGGCCGTCCAAGTGAGCAGGGCATTCCGCGCCAGGAGCAAAGCCTCGGGTCAGGCGTCATTGTCTCGCCAGAAGGTTACATCCTCACCGCCAACCACGTCGTGGAAGGCTCGGACCCTGATGGCGTGAAGGTTTCGCTCGCATCGGGCGGCAGGCAATTCTCCGCTCGAATTGTTGGCACCGACCCTCGAACAGACATCGCCGTTCTAAAAGTGGACGGTGAAACGTTCCCGCCCATCACGCTGGCCGACAGCGACAAAATCGAAGTGGGTGACGTTGTGATGGCCATCGGCAATCCATTCGGAGTTGGCCAGACCGTCACGGCGGGCATTGTCAGCGCGATCGGCCGGACGTCTCTCGGAATTTTGCGGCAGGGGGGGCAGGCGGGATATGAGAACTTCATTCAAACCGATGCGCCGATCAACATGGGAAATTCCGGCGGCGCGTTGATCGACGCGGAAGGACGCCTGATCGGAATCAACACGGCGATCTTCAGTCCCAGCGGCGGCAACGCGGGCATTGGCTTTGCAGTGCCTGTGAACATGGCGCGCAACGTGATGGAACGGCTGATTACTTCGGGACGGGTCGAACGGGGGTTCCTCGGGGTGACGCTGCAGGAAATTTCACCCGACCTTGTCGAGAGCTTTGGCCTTCCTGACCAAAACGGGGCGATGGTGTCAGACGTGATGGCCGATACACCCGCGGCAAAGGCGGGAATGCAGCCGGGCGACGTTATTCGGTCGCTGAATGATCGTCCTGTGACTGACGCAGCGCAATTGCGACTGGCGGTGTCCGAGTTGTCGCCGGGGACGAAGGTGACTTTGAAAATTCTACGCAGCGAACCGGGACGCAAACCCGAGGAGCGAACCCTCACGGCGAATCTCGAAGCCTTGCCAGGAGAGCCTCGGCTGGCGCGTGAAGGTTCGGGCGCAATTGAAAGTGATCCCAGCTCCGAGTTCGATGGCCTGGATGGCGTCGAGGTGACCGACCTGACTCCCGGGATTCGGCAGGAACTGGAAGTGCCTGAAAATGTCCGTGGCGCCCTGGTGGCCGAAGTGGCTCCTGATTCCAATTCAGCGGCTGCGGGATTGCGTCGCGGCGACATCATTCTCGAAATCGATCGGAAACCCGTTCGCAACGCGGATGAAGCCGTCACGGCGAGCGAACGGGCGAAAGGCAAGCGCGTGACGCTGCGTGTCTGGCGGGGCGGGGGTTCGACCTACATGAGCGTGGACAACAGGAAGAAGGACTAGAACGTTCGGAACCGCGCTTTGACAAACCTGGCGCCGCAGGCATTCTCCTGTTGAGCGCGCGCTCCTGCGGCGCTCCGGCTATGGGTGTGCAGTACAAAGATTATTATCAGACTCTTGGCGTCTCGCGAACCGCGTCGGACGCCGATATCAAGAAAGCCTTTCGAAAGCTGGCTCGCGAGTATCATCCCGACGTCGCCAAGGACAAGAAGAAGGCGGAGGAAAAATTCAAGGAGATCAACGAGGCATACGACGTCCTCAGTGATCCAACCAAGCGCAGAAAGTACGACGAGCTCGGCGCCAACTGGAAATCGGGCGCGGACTTTCGGCCGCCGCCCGGCTGGAGCGGCCCTGGAGGAAACGGCCGCGGCTTTGGACGAACGAACGGCGGCGGGCCGCAGGAATATGAGTTCGCGGGAACCGGTTTTAGCGACTTCTTTGAGCAACTGTTCGGAAGCAGGATGCGCGGCGGATTCGGACGCGGCGGCGTAGCCGAGGAGCAGGAGGTCGCCGGGCGCGGACGCGACGTCGAGGGCGACATCATGGTGACACTCGAGGAAGCAATGCGCGGCTCGGTGCGTTCAGTGTCGCTTCGTGGAGAAGCCGGAACACAGACATATCAGGTGAAAATTCCAGCGGGCGTCACGGAAGGGCAGCGTCTGCGCGTTCCTGGCCGCGGTGAAGCGGGTGCGGGTGGAGCAGGGGATTTGTATTTGCGGGTGCGGCTCGCGCGGCATCCGGACTTCGAAGTGGATGACCACAACCTCATTTACGAAGCGCAAGTTGCGCCGTGGGAAGCGGTTCTTGGTTCCAGCCTCTCGGTTCCAACGCTCGAGGGGAGCGTTAATATTCGCATTCCCGCGGGCACACAGAACGGGCAAAAGCTGCGGGTTCGCGGGCGCGGTCTTGCGCAACGGGATGGCACGCCCGGCGATCTCATTGTGGTGGCGCAAATCGCCGTGCCTGCGCAGGTGAGCGATGATGAACGGGCCCTCTGGGAGAAGCTGGCCCGCGAATCGAAATTCCGTCCGCGCGGGTAAGGCTCACAACGTTGGCGAATTTTGCATGTGGCTGCAGCCCCTTGCGTCAACGCTGCCTGCGCGGCTATGGTTCGCCAAGCAACCGATGTCTGATCATTCATGATGAAACCACGCGTACGTTTCGCTCCGAGTCCCACCGGCTTCCTGCACATTGGCGGGGCTCGCACCGCTTTGTTCAACTGGCTTTATGCCCGTCACACGGGCGGGACGTTCATCCTTCGCATCGAGGACACCGACACCGCGCGCAATACGCAGGCTGCTGTAAATGTGATATTGGACGGGCTGCGCTGGCTCGGATTGCACTGGGACGAAGGTCCGCTGACGAGCGACGCCACAGGACCCTACAAAGGAAGCCAGGGACCGTATTTTCAAAGCCAGCGCAAAGCGAACTACCAGGTTCGAGTGGAGGCGCTGCTTTCCCGCGGACTCGCCTATGAGGAAGACGGCGCGATCAAGTTCCGCATGTCCCGCGAACCGATTCGCATTGATGACCTTGTAGTTGGCTCAGTGGAACGGAAACTCACCGATCGGGAGGAAATGGATCCCGACTTCGTGATCGTGCGTTCCGATGGCGAACCTGTGTTTCATCTCGTCAACGTGATCGATGACCTCGAGATGAACATTACTCACGTCATCCGCGGCGAGGATCACCTGAGCAACACGGCCAAGCACATCGCGTTGTTTCGGGCGTTTGGTGTTGAGCCGCCCAAGTACGCGCATATCCCGCTGATTCTCAATCCCGACGGCACCAAGATGAGCAAGCGCGATCAAGGCGCCCTGATGACGGCTTACATGGACGGGGGATATCTGCCGGAGGCCGTCGTGAATTATTTGTGCCTGCTGAGCTGGTCACCCAAGGACAACCGTGAAAAGTTGCCGCTGGGCGATGTCGTGGAACTCTTCGATCTTCCTCAAATCCTGAGGGCCAACGCGCGGTTCGATCACGATAAGTTGCTCTGGCTTCAGGGCGAGTACGCGCGCGAAGTTGCGCCCGATCGCTTCTATGAATTGTGCGTGCATGCGCTTGCCAGGGGTGGCATCGACACGAATCGTTATCCCGTTGAATACGTGAAGGCGGCCCTCGACACGTGCCGCGGGAAAATCAAGTTGTTCACCGAGCTTCCGGCTTACGCAGGATTTTATTTCAAGGACGAGATCGTTCCGAACAGCGACGCCATCAAAAAGGATTTCACGCAGGAAAATCTTCCGCGCCTGCAGAAACTTCGCGAAAGCTTTGCCTCTGCCGAACCATTCCGCGCCGCGGAATTAGAGGCAGCCTTGAAGCGTGTGGCGGGGGAACTCGGTGTGAAAGCGGGCGTCCTGGTCCATCCGACGCGGCTGGCGTGCACAGGAAATTCCGCGGGCCCGAGCCTGTATCACCTGCTGGAGGTCCTGGGCAAAGAGTGCGTGCTGCAGCGCATCGATCACGCCCTGAACCGTTATTTTCAAGGTATCCAGTAACTTCTGCCCGTAGTTTGCCCGTCCTCTAAAGCCTAGGAATAGCTTGATTTTCCGGGGCGGAGAACATCTAATCGGCGGCAACCCAACCACCGTCGATTATGAAACAATCAACTGGCGGAGCTACGGCA
The Verrucomicrobiia bacterium DNA segment above includes these coding regions:
- a CDS encoding DnaJ C-terminal domain-containing protein, translated to MGVQYKDYYQTLGVSRTASDADIKKAFRKLAREYHPDVAKDKKKAEEKFKEINEAYDVLSDPTKRRKYDELGANWKSGADFRPPPGWSGPGGNGRGFGRTNGGGPQEYEFAGTGFSDFFEQLFGSRMRGGFGRGGVAEEQEVAGRGRDVEGDIMVTLEEAMRGSVRSVSLRGEAGTQTYQVKIPAGVTEGQRLRVPGRGEAGAGGAGDLYLRVRLARHPDFEVDDHNLIYEAQVAPWEAVLGSSLSVPTLEGSVNIRIPAGTQNGQKLRVRGRGLAQRDGTPGDLIVVAQIAVPAQVSDDERALWEKLARESKFRPRG
- a CDS encoding ATP-binding protein, with the translated sequence MNTTLNEAASIQSTNGNAIEAAVSPANILLVDDRADKMLAVEAILAPLGQNLVKARSGKEALRHLLRQDFAVILLDVAMPGMDGFETASLIRKRPRSEHTPIIFVTSISNSENNIVQGYSLGAVDYIITPITPEVLRSKVSVFVELHRKTELIRKQSEQLRCVEQARHERALAEATDRLEAETKRNRFFTLAIDLLGIADFNGYFLQINPSWEKVLGYSEEELKSKSGLEFAHPDDREAMAFHFEKLKRDNSPIYFEGRYLCRDGSYCWLAWTAAPFASEQLIYIFARDITARKAAEEEIKGLNRELNRRIRDLTEVNKELESFNYSISHDLRAPLRSIASFTQVVLAQYDNVLPAEAQDYLMRVENAAKYMDKLLMDLLDYSRLSRSEITLGPVSLESAVSDVLFSIDQEIRARQAEVEVVRPLGFVIGHPATIRQILFNLVANALKFTAPTQKPRIEVRSDSTDGYLRVVVQDNGIGIPPQFHKKIFGLFQRLHSHNAYPGTGVGLAMVQKGVERMAGRFGVESETGKGSRFWFMLRASEEGSDEQLDFASEMNKVAVSSL
- a CDS encoding glutamate--tRNA ligase family protein, with amino-acid sequence MMKPRVRFAPSPTGFLHIGGARTALFNWLYARHTGGTFILRIEDTDTARNTQAAVNVILDGLRWLGLHWDEGPLTSDATGPYKGSQGPYFQSQRKANYQVRVEALLSRGLAYEEDGAIKFRMSREPIRIDDLVVGSVERKLTDREEMDPDFVIVRSDGEPVFHLVNVIDDLEMNITHVIRGEDHLSNTAKHIALFRAFGVEPPKYAHIPLILNPDGTKMSKRDQGALMTAYMDGGYLPEAVVNYLCLLSWSPKDNREKLPLGDVVELFDLPQILRANARFDHDKLLWLQGEYAREVAPDRFYELCVHALARGGIDTNRYPVEYVKAALDTCRGKIKLFTELPAYAGFYFKDEIVPNSDAIKKDFTQENLPRLQKLRESFASAEPFRAAELEAALKRVAGELGVKAGVLVHPTRLACTGNSAGPSLYHLLEVLGKECVLQRIDHALNRYFQGIQ
- a CDS encoding DegQ family serine endoprotease gives rise to the protein MKFSRPMVGLISAITGGVVVLGVLQLNGRETNNVPARITVQDAPLNRESGAVSSYSPVIKRAAPSVVNIYSTRTVRVPRMRGMPFPFFPFGEEEWGPVPDSRRRGRPSEQGIPRQEQSLGSGVIVSPEGYILTANHVVEGSDPDGVKVSLASGGRQFSARIVGTDPRTDIAVLKVDGETFPPITLADSDKIEVGDVVMAIGNPFGVGQTVTAGIVSAIGRTSLGILRQGGQAGYENFIQTDAPINMGNSGGALIDAEGRLIGINTAIFSPSGGNAGIGFAVPVNMARNVMERLITSGRVERGFLGVTLQEISPDLVESFGLPDQNGAMVSDVMADTPAAKAGMQPGDVIRSLNDRPVTDAAQLRLAVSELSPGTKVTLKILRSEPGRKPEERTLTANLEALPGEPRLAREGSGAIESDPSSEFDGLDGVEVTDLTPGIRQELEVPENVRGALVAEVAPDSNSAAAGLRRGDIILEIDRKPVRNADEAVTASERAKGKRVTLRVWRGGGSTYMSVDNRKKD